One stretch of Pelmatolapia mariae isolate MD_Pm_ZW linkage group LG3_W, Pm_UMD_F_2, whole genome shotgun sequence DNA includes these proteins:
- the LOC134624572 gene encoding zinc finger protein 91-like isoform X1 codes for MSSTQKDQHGPRSQRSQEADKPHRRKREKTYSCDECGKDFAVKAKLKQHQVIHTVERPFSCDLCGKSFSTKDYLKKHQLIHSGVKAYSCDQCGRAFTHSSSLQRHLVTHSGIKAYSCDQCGKSFSRKGHLKLHQLIHSGVKAYSCDECGRAFTRSSSLQSHLVTHSGIKAYNCDLCGKSFSSKGYLKQHHLIHSGVKAYSCDQCGRAFTHSSSLQSHLVTHSGIKAYSCDECGKDFAMKANLKLHQVIHTGERPFSCDLCGKSFSLKSSLKKHQLIHSGVKAYSCDQCGKAFTRSSSLKNHLLTHSGIKAYSCDECGKEFAVKAKLKLHQVIHTGERPFSCDLCGKSFSLKSSLKKHQLIHSGVKAYSCDQCGRVFTHSSSLKTHLLIHSGIKAYSCDECGKEFTEKAKLKLHQVIHTGERPFSCDLCGKSFSRKDSLKQHQLIHSGVKAYSCDQCGRAFTHSGSLQSHLLTHSGIKAYSCDECGKDFAMKAKLKLHQLIHSGERPFSCDLCGKSFSRKSHLKQHQLIHSGVKAYSCDQCGKAFTHSSSLKNHLLTHSGIKAYSCDECGKEFTEKAKLKQHQVIHTGERPFSCDLCGKSFSLKISLKRHQLIHSGVKAYSCDQCGRAFTQRGHLQRHLVTHSGIKAYSCDICGKTFSQRGHRNTHLRIHTRHDVYCCEQCSKEFTTDEKLQRHMFTHTEGRPYKCDLCEKTFKSPHYLRRHQQIHTRKRLYKCSYCEKQSDTEGSSSQPCHHCGGGKDFRCDLCGKTFSCQADLKTHQHRHTGDKLKYCKECGRSFTTSRDLKRHELIHSGVKQHLCDQCGSSFTTAGDLKTHKRVHTGEKPHKHTQPHKHQRDHSGLKSLPSLDHSESEETERSSGFRVRLKKLEIRLHRVQIESFKLVLN; via the exons atgagctcaacacagaag gaccaacatggaccaagaagtcagcgctctcaggaggccgacaaacctcacagaagaaagagagagaaaacatacagctgtgacgagtgtgggaaggattttgctgtgaaggctaaactaaaacagcatcaggtcatccacactgtagagagaccgttcagctgtgacttgtgtggaaagtctttttccacgAAGGATTacctaaaaaaacaccaactcatccacagtggagttaaagcgtacagctgtgatcagtgtggcagagcttttactcacagtagcaGCTTACAGAgacatctagttacccactctggaattaaggcatacagctgtgatcagtgtggaaagtctttttccaggaAGGGTCACCTAAAACTACACcagctcatccacagtggagttaaagcatacagctgtgacgagtgtggcagagcttttactcgcAGTAGCAGcttacagagtcatctagttacccactctggaattaaggcatacaactgtgacttgtgtggaaagtctttttccagcAAGGGTTACCTAAAACAACACCatctcatccacagtggagttaaagcgtacagctgtgatcagtgtggcagagcttttactcacagtagcagcttacagagtcatctagttacccactctggaattaaggcatacagctgtgacgagtgtgggaaggattttgcTATGAAGGCTAACCTAAAacttcatcaggtcatccacactggagagagaccgttcagctgtgacttgtgtggaaagtctttttccttgAAGAGTTCcctaaaaaaacaccaactcatccacagtggagttaaagcgtacagctgtgatcagtgtggcaaagCTTTTACTCGCAGTAGCAGCTTAAAGAATCATTTacttacccactctggaattaaggcatacagctgtgacgagtgtgggaaggagtTTGCTGTAAAGGCTAAACTAAAacttcatcaggtcatccacactggagagagaccgttcagctgtgacttgtgtggaaagtctttttccttgAAGAGTTCcctaaaaaaacaccaactcatccacagtggagttaaagcgtacagctgtgatcagtgtggcagagttTTTACTCACAGTAGCAGCTTAAAGACTCATTTACTTatccactctggaattaaggcatacagctgtgacgagtgtgggaaggagtTTACTGAGAAGGCTAAACTAAAacttcatcaggtcatccacactggagagagaccgttcagctgtgacttgtgtggaaagtctttttccaggaAGGATTCCCtaaaacaacaccaactcatccacagtggagttaaagcgtacagctgtgatcagtgtggcagagcttttactcacagtggCAGCTTACAGAGTCATTTacttacccactctggaattaaggcatacagctgtgacgagtgtgggaaggattttgcTATGAAGGCTAAACTAAAACTTCATcagctcatccacagtggagagagaccgttcagctgtgacttgtgtggaaagtctttttccaggaAGTCTCACCtaaaacaacaccaactcatccacagtggagttaaagcgtacagctgtgatcagtgtggcaaagcttttactcacagtagcaGCTTAAAGAATCATTTacttacccactctggaattaaggcatacagctgtgacgagtgtgggaaggagtTTACTGAGAAGGCTAAACTAAAacagcatcaggtcatccacactggagagagaccgttcagttgtgacttgtgtggaaagtctttttccttgAAGATTTCCCTAAAacgacaccaactcatccacagtggagttaaagcgtacagctgtgatcagtgtggcagagcttttactcaaagGGGTCACTTACAGaggcatctagttacccactctggaattaaggcatacagctgtgacatctgtggaaaaactttcagccagaGAGGGCACCGAAAtacacacctacgcattcacaccagacatgatgtgtactgCTGTGAACAATGTAGCAAAGAGTTTACAACAGACGAAAAGTTACAACgacacatgtttacccacactgagggacgaccttataaatgtgacctgtgtgagaagacttttaaatctccacattACCTGAGacgacaccaacagatccacaccagaaagagactctacaagtgcagttactgtgag aagcagagcgacacagaaggatccagttctcaaccctgtcatcactgtggtggtgggaaagactttCGTTGTGACCTCTGTGGGAAAACTTTCAGTTGCCAAGCTGACCTAAAAACACatcaacacagacacactggagacaaactgaaatactgcaaagaatgtgggagaagcttcACCACATCACGTGACTTAAAACGACATGAACTGattcacagtggggttaaacagcacctctgtgatcagtgtgggtcatccttcaccactgcaggtgaccttaaaacacacaaacgagtccacacaggagagaaaccacacaagcacacacaaccacacaaacatcagcgtgatcactCAGGGCTGAAATCTCTCCCGTCActggatcacagtgaatctgaagagacagaaagatcctctggTTTCAGAGTCAGACTCAAAaagcttgagatcaggctccacagagttcagatagaATCATTTAAACTTGTGTTGAACTGA
- the LOC134624572 gene encoding zinc finger protein 91-like isoform X2 produces the protein MSSTQKDQHGPRSQRSQEADKPHRRKREKTYSCDECGKDFAVKAKLKQHQVIHTVERPFSCDLCGKSFSTKDYLKKHQLIHSGVKAYSCDQCGRAFTHSSSLQRHLVTHSGIKAYSCDQCGKSFSRKGHLKLHQLIHSGVKAYSCDECGRAFTRSSSLQSHLVTHSGIKAYNCDLCGKSFSSKGYLKQHHLIHSGVKAYSCDQCGRAFTHSSSLQSHLVTHSGIKAYSCDECGKDFAMKANLKLHQVIHTGERPFSCDLCGKSFSLKSSLKKHQLIHSGVKAYSCDQCGKAFTRSSSLKNHLLTHSGIKAYSCDECGKEFAVKAKLKLHQVIHTGERPFSCDLCGKSFSLKSSLKKHQLIHSGVKAYSCDQCGRVFTHSSSLKTHLLIHSGIKAYSCDECGKEFTEKAKLKLHQVIHTGERPFSCDLCGKSFSRKDSLKQHQLIHSGVKAYSCDQCGRAFTHSGSLQSHLLTHSGIKAYSCDECGKDFAMKAKLKLHQLIHSGERPFSCDLCGKSFSRKSHLKQHQLIHSGVKAYSCDQCGKAFTHSSSLKNHLLTHSGIKAYSCDECGKEFTEKAKLKQHQVIHTGERPFSCDLCGKSFSLKISLKRHQLIHSGVKAYSCDQCGRAFTQRGHLQRHLVTHSGIKAYSCDICGKTFSQRGHRNTHLRIHTRHDVYCCEQCSKEFTTDEKLQRHMFTHTEGRPYKCDLCEKTFKSPHYLRRHQQIHTRKRLYKCSYCEQSDTEGSSSQPCHHCGGGKDFRCDLCGKTFSCQADLKTHQHRHTGDKLKYCKECGRSFTTSRDLKRHELIHSGVKQHLCDQCGSSFTTAGDLKTHKRVHTGEKPHKHTQPHKHQRDHSGLKSLPSLDHSESEETERSSGFRVRLKKLEIRLHRVQIESFKLVLN, from the exons atgagctcaacacagaag gaccaacatggaccaagaagtcagcgctctcaggaggccgacaaacctcacagaagaaagagagagaaaacatacagctgtgacgagtgtgggaaggattttgctgtgaaggctaaactaaaacagcatcaggtcatccacactgtagagagaccgttcagctgtgacttgtgtggaaagtctttttccacgAAGGATTacctaaaaaaacaccaactcatccacagtggagttaaagcgtacagctgtgatcagtgtggcagagcttttactcacagtagcaGCTTACAGAgacatctagttacccactctggaattaaggcatacagctgtgatcagtgtggaaagtctttttccaggaAGGGTCACCTAAAACTACACcagctcatccacagtggagttaaagcatacagctgtgacgagtgtggcagagcttttactcgcAGTAGCAGcttacagagtcatctagttacccactctggaattaaggcatacaactgtgacttgtgtggaaagtctttttccagcAAGGGTTACCTAAAACAACACCatctcatccacagtggagttaaagcgtacagctgtgatcagtgtggcagagcttttactcacagtagcagcttacagagtcatctagttacccactctggaattaaggcatacagctgtgacgagtgtgggaaggattttgcTATGAAGGCTAACCTAAAacttcatcaggtcatccacactggagagagaccgttcagctgtgacttgtgtggaaagtctttttccttgAAGAGTTCcctaaaaaaacaccaactcatccacagtggagttaaagcgtacagctgtgatcagtgtggcaaagCTTTTACTCGCAGTAGCAGCTTAAAGAATCATTTacttacccactctggaattaaggcatacagctgtgacgagtgtgggaaggagtTTGCTGTAAAGGCTAAACTAAAacttcatcaggtcatccacactggagagagaccgttcagctgtgacttgtgtggaaagtctttttccttgAAGAGTTCcctaaaaaaacaccaactcatccacagtggagttaaagcgtacagctgtgatcagtgtggcagagttTTTACTCACAGTAGCAGCTTAAAGACTCATTTACTTatccactctggaattaaggcatacagctgtgacgagtgtgggaaggagtTTACTGAGAAGGCTAAACTAAAacttcatcaggtcatccacactggagagagaccgttcagctgtgacttgtgtggaaagtctttttccaggaAGGATTCCCtaaaacaacaccaactcatccacagtggagttaaagcgtacagctgtgatcagtgtggcagagcttttactcacagtggCAGCTTACAGAGTCATTTacttacccactctggaattaaggcatacagctgtgacgagtgtgggaaggattttgcTATGAAGGCTAAACTAAAACTTCATcagctcatccacagtggagagagaccgttcagctgtgacttgtgtggaaagtctttttccaggaAGTCTCACCtaaaacaacaccaactcatccacagtggagttaaagcgtacagctgtgatcagtgtggcaaagcttttactcacagtagcaGCTTAAAGAATCATTTacttacccactctggaattaaggcatacagctgtgacgagtgtgggaaggagtTTACTGAGAAGGCTAAACTAAAacagcatcaggtcatccacactggagagagaccgttcagttgtgacttgtgtggaaagtctttttccttgAAGATTTCCCTAAAacgacaccaactcatccacagtggagttaaagcgtacagctgtgatcagtgtggcagagcttttactcaaagGGGTCACTTACAGaggcatctagttacccactctggaattaaggcatacagctgtgacatctgtggaaaaactttcagccagaGAGGGCACCGAAAtacacacctacgcattcacaccagacatgatgtgtactgCTGTGAACAATGTAGCAAAGAGTTTACAACAGACGAAAAGTTACAACgacacatgtttacccacactgagggacgaccttataaatgtgacctgtgtgagaagacttttaaatctccacattACCTGAGacgacaccaacagatccacaccagaaagagactctacaagtgcagttactgtgag cagagcgacacagaaggatccagttctcaaccctgtcatcactgtggtggtgggaaagactttCGTTGTGACCTCTGTGGGAAAACTTTCAGTTGCCAAGCTGACCTAAAAACACatcaacacagacacactggagacaaactgaaatactgcaaagaatgtgggagaagcttcACCACATCACGTGACTTAAAACGACATGAACTGattcacagtggggttaaacagcacctctgtgatcagtgtgggtcatccttcaccactgcaggtgaccttaaaacacacaaacgagtccacacaggagagaaaccacacaagcacacacaaccacacaaacatcagcgtgatcactCAGGGCTGAAATCTCTCCCGTCActggatcacagtgaatctgaagagacagaaagatcctctggTTTCAGAGTCAGACTCAAAaagcttgagatcaggctccacagagttcagatagaATCATTTAAACTTGTGTTGAACTGA